Part of the Dasania marina DSM 21967 genome, ATCATTCTTATGTTTGGTTTTTATATTCAATTTCATGGCGAAATAAGCCCAGGTGGCGGGTTTCAGGCAGGCGCATTAATCGCATCGGCTTTTTTCCTTCACGCGCTGGTATTCGGCTTAAAAAAAGCACGTGCCGTTACCCCCCCCATCTTCTTACAAATAACAGCAGCCACTGGTGTATTGGTTTTTGCCGGCACAGGCATTGTCTGCCAATTAATGGGGGGCGATTATTTGGATTATAACGCCCTGCATAGCAATGCTATAACGGGGCAGCACATAGGTATATGGCTGATTGAACTTGGTGTATGCCTAACCGTTGTTTCTGTAATGCTTATACTATTTTTAAACTTTGCAAGACGGGTGGGCCCATGAGTGCACAGTTTTATTTATTTCACTATTGGGCCGTCATCCTACTGATGATGACGGGTCTCTATGTGGTAATCGCCTCGGGCAATATCATCAAGAAAGTGGCAGGGCTTTCTATTTTTCAAACCTCGGTATTTCTACTGTTTATCGCCATGGGGAAAGTAGAGGGTGGAACAATCCCTATTTTTCAAGAGGGCCTCACCCTCTATTCAAACCCGCTGCCGCAAGTTATCGTTTTAACCGCGATTGTGGTAGCCGTTGCTACAATGGCTTTAGGGCTAGCAATTGCGGTACGCATCTTCGATGCCTATGGCAGCCTCGAAGAGGATTCTATTAATAAGGCTGAGCAAAGAGAGGAGCACACGCCCCAGGGTAATGACGCTGATGTTTGTGACCTGCCCCCTACCTCAGGCGAGCGCGAACCTAAATGAGAGAGCAATTGATTCCTCTCTTGGTGATTGTTCCACTCTTCACCGCCCCGCTTTGCTTAATTGTAAGACAACCCGTTTGGGTGTGGCGAATCAGCGTCTTAGCCTGTCTCGTCACTGTAATTTGCAGCGGCTTATTATGGTCTTCATGTCAGCAGCTCGGGCCTATGTCCTACGCCTTCGGTGGATGGGAGCCACCCTGGGGCATTGAGTACCGTATTGATGCACTCAGCTCCTTACTACTAATCATTGTTTCCTTCGTCAGTTTAGCCACGGCCTGTTTTTCCCGAAACAATGTCGAAAGTGAAATTGCCCGCCATAAAATCCCCCAGTTTTATACCGCATTACTGCTGATGCTCACTGGCTTTTTGGGCATAGTTAGCACAGCTGATGTTTTCAATTTATTTGTGTTCTACGAAATTTCTGCTTTGTCATCCTATGCGCTTATAGCTAGCGGGCAACATCGTGCAGCGCTGCTAGCGGCTTTCCGATACTTTATTATGGGCTCGTTGGGTGCCACCTTTTTATTAATTGGCATAGGCTTGTTGTATCTACAAACGGGAACACTAAACATGTTGGATCTTGCCAGCCGTTTGGCAGCGCTAGAAGAGAGTGCAGCCACCCAGATGGCGTTTGCTTTTATCATAGCGGGTATAGCTTTGAAAATGGCGCTATTCCCATTGCATGTATGGCTACCCAATGCCTATCGTTTTGCGCCAACTACTATTACCGTCTTCCTCGCAGCCGTTTCCAGCAAGGTATCATTTTATGTGTTAATTCGTTTTTGCTTTGACATTTTCCCCTTCGAATTTTCATTTGAGTCAATGTCGGTTTCACATCTGCTAGTGCCACTAAGTTTGCTAGCCATACTGCTGGGCTCGATCGTGGCTATTTATCAAATCGAAGTTAAGTCGATAATGGTCTATGCCAGTGTTGCCAGTATTGGCTATATGGTTCTTGGCATATGCTTACTATCACCACTGGGGCTGCAAGCGAGCTTGATTTATGCATTTAATCATGCCCTCACCGCAGCCACGCTGTTTATGGCTATTGGCTGCCTATCTCAGCAGCTGCGCGCTATTAAAAAAACACCGCAAGCCAGCAGCGAAAACCTAAAGCTATCTGATCTTGGTGGTATTGGGCAGCGCATGCCCTATACCATGGCCGTTTTTATAATCTCTGGTTTGAGCTTAGTGGGCGCCCCTTTAACGGTTGGATTTATTTCAAAGTGGTATTTAATTTGGGCTGTTGTAGACGCGGGCTGGTGGTTTGTTTTACCGATAGTGATTATTGCCACCCTGCTGGCATTAGCCTACGTATGGAAAGTGGTAGAAGCAGTTTATTTCCATGCTGCCAATAAAAACATGGCCCAAGTGCAGGAAGTGCCTTTGCCTCAATTACTACCTCTTTGCTTTCTGGCAGCCGCATGTATTTATTTCGGTATACATAGCGCAGTTATCACTGACACCAGTGCCCAAGCTGCGAAATTATTACTTGGAGGGGGTTAATGAATTCGTACATAAGCCTCCACGCAATGCTTATCTCAATCGTAGCGCCGCAATATTTATTATTGTTACCCGTGATTGTGCCTGTGGCAGCGGCTTTGTTAATAGCAGCCAGTAATAAACAGGCCAATCTGCGAGAGGCCTGTACCGTAGTCTCTGCTATCGTATTAATATTCTGTGTCGCCTCTTTATACCCGCTGCTAGAGAACCACCGTGCCAATTCACTTAACTTGATTTTGGCAGAACCTATACCAGGCATTGCGCTGGCATTGAATGTAGAGCCATTGGGGCTGCTATTTGCAGGCTTGGCGTCTTTTTTGTGGCTGGTAACGGCTTGCTACTCTATTGGTTATATGCGTGGCCTTAATGAACAGCATCAAACCCGGTTTTATTTTTTTATCGCACTCGCTATTGCCAGCACTATGGGCATTGCCCTATCGGCAAATATGTTTTCCCTGTTTATTTTTTACGAACTACTAACCCTAAGCACCTTCCCCCTAATTACCCATAAGGGCAATGCCAAGGCAAAACGGGCGGGACGACTTTATTTAGGCTTTTTAATGGGGGGATCTATTGCCTTGTTATTGCCGGCGATAATATGGACCTGGTCACTTGCGGGGACCCTGGATTTTAAGGCGGGGGGAATACTTACCGGCAAAGCATCATCGACAAGTTTGTGTGTGCTATTTGTGCTTTATATGTTTGGCGTCACTAAGGCCGCGCTCTTACCCTTACACCAATGGTTACCTGCTGCCATGGTAGCACCTACACCCGTAAGTGCATTGTTACATGCAGTAGCGGTGGTCAAAGCCGGTGTTTTTACTATTTTGAAAATATCCGTCTATATATTTGGTCCGGATTTATTAAACCAATTAAGCATCACCCAGTGGTTAATTTATATCGCAGCAGGCACGGTCTTCTGGGGCGCGCTAATGGCCTGTCGTCAAGACAATCTTAAATTGCGCTTAGCCTATTCAACGATAAGCCAACTCAGCTACATCATAGTGGGCGCACTGCTGGCCAATGCCTGGGGGATTGTCGGGGCAGGCCTACACTTAGTAACCCACGCCTTTGGAAAAATCACCTTATTTTTTTGTGCGGGCGCAATTCTAGTAGCCAGTGGCAAACAAAAAGTTAGCGAAATGCATGGGCTAGGTCGGCAGATGCCATTCACTATGATGGCATTTTTCTTGGCCAGCCTGAGCATTATCGGCTTCCCCCCCTTTGGTGGGCTTTGGAGTAAGTGGCTATTACTGCAAGGCAGTTTAGCCTTCGAACAATGGCTTTTTGTTATTGTTTTAGCTATTGCTTCGCTACTGAGTGTCGCGTATTTATTGCCTATCTCTATTCACGCCTTCATTACGCCAGCAGCAAAAGAAATGCCTGCTCAAAAACCCGCGGTGAAAGAAGCACCTGTAAGCTGTTTAATTGCCATTGCCATAAGCGTAAGTGCGTGTTTTTATCTGTTTTTTTACCCTGACAGCATTACCAACTTACTGACAGTACTAATAGGAAAGCCCCTATGAAAAATACAGATACGCCAAGCTTAGAAAAGTGGTTAAAGTTTTTTTATATGATCTGTGCGCTGCTTATTTTGGCGGACTTTATCCCACTGCTCTTGCCATCAGAGGAAGCCGCAGACGATGGCAGTACATGGCAAAGCTCGTGGGGGTTTTATGGCATCTATGGTTTTACGGCCTGTGTGATTTTAGTAATAGCCGCCAAGGGCTTACGCAAGCTAGTGATGCGACCAGAAGATTACTACGATAAAAAGCTATGACAGACATTAACTGGCCACCTTTTATTCTATTCTATCTGGCAGCGCTGATCATCCCCTTCGCTGGAAAACACTTGCGCAGTGCGGTTTTGCTCGCCACCCCGTTATTAGGTTTGCTGTTACTTTATTTTCAATCAGGTGAATTATTGCAAGATAATGCAGGCTTACAGCTAATCCTCTTGGGTCAGCCGCTATCGCTCTATCGCGTCGATAAACTAAGCCTGCTATTTTCTTATATATTTCATATAGCCGCTTTTATTTTTGCCTTTTTCTCACTGCATCTTAATGATAAATCTCAACACTGTACGGCCATGATTTACGTAGGTAGTGCAATAGGGGCTATTTTTTCCGGTGACTTAATCAGCCTGTTTATCTTTTGGGAGATAATAGCCATTAGTTCCACCTACTTGGTAATGGCCAGCAGAACAGAAGCGGCTATAAGCTCAGGCATACGCTACCTTATTATTCAGCTATTATCCGGCGTATTGTTATTAATTGGAACGCTGCTTTTTATTAACGAAACCGGCTCTAGTGTATTCTCCGCCATGGCGCTGTTTGCCGTGGA contains:
- a CDS encoding monovalent cation/H+ antiporter subunit D family protein, which codes for MSYAFGGWEPPWGIEYRIDALSSLLLIIVSFVSLATACFSRNNVESEIARHKIPQFYTALLLMLTGFLGIVSTADVFNLFVFYEISALSSYALIASGQHRAALLAAFRYFIMGSLGATFLLIGIGLLYLQTGTLNMLDLASRLAALEESAATQMAFAFIIAGIALKMALFPLHVWLPNAYRFAPTTITVFLAAVSSKVSFYVLIRFCFDIFPFEFSFESMSVSHLLVPLSLLAILLGSIVAIYQIEVKSIMVYASVASIGYMVLGICLLSPLGLQASLIYAFNHALTAATLFMAIGCLSQQLRAIKKTPQASSENLKLSDLGGIGQRMPYTMAVFIISGLSLVGAPLTVGFISKWYLIWAVVDAGWWFVLPIVIIATLLALAYVWKVVEAVYFHAANKNMAQVQEVPLPQLLPLCFLAAACIYFGIHSAVITDTSAQAAKLLLGGG
- a CDS encoding proton-conducting transporter membrane subunit, with amino-acid sequence MLISIVAPQYLLLLPVIVPVAAALLIAASNKQANLREACTVVSAIVLIFCVASLYPLLENHRANSLNLILAEPIPGIALALNVEPLGLLFAGLASFLWLVTACYSIGYMRGLNEQHQTRFYFFIALAIASTMGIALSANMFSLFIFYELLTLSTFPLITHKGNAKAKRAGRLYLGFLMGGSIALLLPAIIWTWSLAGTLDFKAGGILTGKASSTSLCVLFVLYMFGVTKAALLPLHQWLPAAMVAPTPVSALLHAVAVVKAGVFTILKISVYIFGPDLLNQLSITQWLIYIAAGTVFWGALMACRQDNLKLRLAYSTISQLSYIIVGALLANAWGIVGAGLHLVTHAFGKITLFFCAGAILVASGKQKVSEMHGLGRQMPFTMMAFFLASLSIIGFPPFGGLWSKWLLLQGSLAFEQWLFVIVLAIASLLSVAYLLPISIHAFITPAAKEMPAQKPAVKEAPVSCLIAIAISVSACFYLFFYPDSITNLLTVLIGKPL
- a CDS encoding cation:proton antiporter subunit C, producing the protein MSAQFYLFHYWAVILLMMTGLYVVIASGNIIKKVAGLSIFQTSVFLLFIAMGKVEGGTIPIFQEGLTLYSNPLPQVIVLTAIVVAVATMALGLAIAVRIFDAYGSLEEDSINKAEQREEHTPQGNDADVCDLPPTSGEREPK